TGTCTTAAGCCTCTCTCTAAATTTGAGATATTCCTTGGCTACCTCTGACTGTTTTTCCAAAGGTCCAATCTGTTTCTCAAGCTCCGAGAGAATATCACTAAGTCTTGTGAGGTTTATCTTCTCCTCCTCAAGCTTTTTAATTGCAGTTTCCTTACGGGATTTGAATTTAACGATACCTGCAGCCTCGTCAAAAAGATTTCTCCTATCCTCAGGCTTACTGGAAAGGATCTGATCGATCTGGCCCTGTCCGATAATGGAGTAGCCTTCCTTACCGATACCGGTATCCATAAAGAGTTCATTGACGTCCTTGAGACGGCAAGAAGAGCCATTGATCATGTACTCACTCTCTCCGGATCTATATAATCTCCTGGAAACAGTAACCTCATCATAATCAATAGCCAGTGAATGATCTGAATTATCCAAAGTAATGGCAACATAGGCATAGCCAAGAGGTTTACGAAGCTCTGTTCCGGAGAATATAACATCCTGCATAGAACCGCCTCTCAGCTGCTTGATACGCTGTTCACCCAAAACCCATCTGACAGCATCAGCAACATTACTCTTACCTGAGCCATTAGGTCCAACTATACCTGTAATACCATTATGAAAATCAAACTTTATTTTATTGGCAAAAGATTTAAAGCCATGTATCTCAATACTTTTTAAATACATTATTACTTATTTTTCAATACAAGAAGAGCCTGATAAGCCGCCTTCTGTTCTGCAGCTTTCTTGGTTTTTCCTGTCCCCTCTCCCATATTCTTATCACCGATCCAAACGCGGACATCAAATATTTTATCATGTTCAGGACCACTTTCGCCACATATTTCATATTTAATCTGGCCAAGCCCCCCTGCCTGAACAAACTCCTGTAACAAAGATTTGCTGTCATTGAACATTGCCATACTGTCAGCATTAGTCAGTACATAAGTATCTATGAAACGCTTTGATTCCTGAAGTCCTCCATCCAGAAAAAGAGCTCCAATTACAGCTTCCATAACGTCTGCAATAATGGATTCTTTATTCCTTCCGCCAGTAAGCTCCTCTCCCTTGCCAAGCTGAATGTATTTCTTAAGTTCTATATGCTCAGCGCAAAAAGCAAGTGCAGGCTCACAGACAAGTGATGCCCTGATCTTGGACATCTCGCCTTCCTTCTTGTCTGGATATTTCTTGAAAAGATATTCACTTGAAACCATCTCAAGAATCGCATCTCCCAAAAATTCAAGGCGCTCATAGTCAGGCTTTTTATTGATCTTCTGCTCATTTACAAAAGAACTGTGAGTTAATGCCTGAATAAGCAAATCTATATTTTTGAATTTATATCCAATCACCTGCTGGAAGTTAATGATTTCCTGCTCGTTTAACATATATATCCTCTCTATAAATTGAAAAGAGGCAGTTAAAAAACTGCCTCCTCCATTTCATTGTATATTACAATTATTTACCAGAAATTGCAGCCTTAAGAAGCTCAACAGCCTCTCCTACAGTAGAGATATTCTCTGTTTTCTCCGGCTCGATCTGTACATCGAACTCATCCTCAAGTCCCATGATAATCTGGAAAAGATCAAGTGAATCTGCGCCGAGATCCTCTGTAAAAGTTGTATCCATTGTGATCTCCTCAGGATCAACATTGAGTACATTAGCAATAACTTCTTTCATCTTCTCAAATTCCATAATAAACCTTCCTTTTACCGCCTAGCAGTTTAGTAAATATTATTTGAATAGCAAGTATCTCACTGTGAGATTTTCTCACTAATCTTTTCGCTTATCTTCTGCTGTGTAAATGTTACACACTGCAAGATTGAATTCTTGACCTCTACCTCATTGGCACTGCCATGAGTCTTAACAACAAGTCCCTTAAGTCCCAGCATTGGTGCCCCGCCATACTGGTCCATGCTATAGTCAGCAAGTGACTTCTTGAGGTCATTCTTGATAAGGAGTGCACCAATCTTGGTCTTAAGATTGCTCATAAGCCCCTTCTTGATGACATGCATCATAGACTTGGCAACACCTTCATACATCTTGAGGATCACATTACCTGTGAAAGCCTCACAAACAATAATGTCAGCTTCTCCGGCAGGAATATCTCTTGCCTCTATACTACCTATAAAGTTGATATCCGGACAATTCTTAAGAAGTGGAAACGTCTCTTTGACAAGAGCATTACCTTTCTCTTCCTCAGCTCCTATATTGACGATAGCAACTGTAGGATTCTTCTTGCCCATTACATTTTCCATATATACTGTTCCCATCTTGGCGAACTGTACAAGATGGTTGGATCTGGCATCTACATTCGCTCCGCAGTCAATAAGAAGTGAGCTTCCCTTCTCTGTGGGGATAAGAGGCGCAAGTGGTGCTCTGTCCACCCCTTTAAGCCTTCCTACAATTACCTGGCCTCCTACAAGTGTGGCCCCGGTACTACCTGCAGAAACATACGCATCAGCCTCTCCATGATTGACCATATACATAGCCTTGACTATGGATGAATCCTTCTTGGTCCTGATGGCCATTACAGGAGGTTCAGCCATTTCAATTATCTCAGTGGCATTAACTACCTCTATTCTGTTCTTATCATAGTCATACTTGGCTAATTCTTCATTAACCGCACTCTCCTGTCCTACCAAAAAGACCTTGAGAGCATCCGATTCTTTAATGGCATCAACAGCGCCCTTAACTGTAACAAAAGGAGCGTTATCTCCTCCCATTGCATCAACTGCAACTCTTACAAGTTCTGACATTTCATGTCCCCCATTTAAAATTCGACTTATTCTAATATACTAGAGTGATATGCAAAAATCAAGGCTTTCCGAAGTATTCGGAAAGCCTTTAAATTCGAACTAAATGAAGTTGTACTAAAACTTATCAAGCCTCAGTTTCAACAATGTTCTTCTTATTGTAGTAGCCACACTTCTTGCAAACCTGATGAGGCTGCATAAGAGCTCCACAATGACTGCACTTTACAAGAGTTGGAGCTGTCATTTTCCAGTTAGCTCTTCTCTGATCTCTATGGCCTTTTGATGACTTATTCTTTGGGCAGATTGACATTTCAGTAACACCTCCTTACAGTAACCGTATAAGAAACTGCCTGTGTTGTAGGCAATTGTTTACGTTTATTCATTAGCATACCTAAGTAGTATATCTATAAGGTACGCATTTGTCAACATTTTTTTCTTTATAATATAAAGAACGAAATAATTAACCCGTCAGGGACTTTATTATACATCAATAATTCTCAATGTGCATCTGTTTTATAAACCACATGATAGCCTTCGAAATTCTCTACTGTGTATGAGTCATTTCCACTGATCCTCTCAAGATCATTGCTGGACAAAACAAAGACATCATCATAATAATCTGTATCTGTTATATCTTCAGGTAATTTGAAATCAAAATTTCCAAAGGAATCTGCCACTCTGAACTCTGCCAGTTCATCTCTGTACTCTACAGTTTCTATGTATTTATATGGATCATAATCTGTATAGTATAAAGCCAACATAAACGGTGACGATAAACCGTCGTAAGTAGAATAAATATGATCATCATCCCCGGTTATCTCGTAAGCTCTTTTTATGGCTTCTCCATAGCCAGGCATGAAGATGCTTGTAGCGTATACATTGTAATCCCTAAAATAATCCTTGGTAAAAGACAAAGCTCCTGCCAATAGGAAAATAAGCACAATTACAAACAGTCTTCCGGATTTGGAAATAATACATTCCATTCCCTTTATAAAGAAGTAAGAAAAGGGAATATAAATGAGGACCATTCTATTAGTATCCGGAACCACTATAATGCTAAGGACAACATTAGCCAGCACCAAAAGTCCAAATATCACATCCGAAAGTTCTTTGAATCTATCCTTAAAAGCAAGGATCAGTCCCAGAAAAGTTATAGGAAATGTAAATTTATAAAGCGTAGCATATCCCGGATAAAAATGTGCAAGCGTATGCCGCTCATCTCCTACTGATACAGACAAAATCACCGATGCAATATTAGATAAAAACTTGCTCGGAATTTCTGAAAATGCAACAAAAGCTTCTCCGGTCCTTGCCGACGTGAATCTGTTCACCGTAAAAAACTCAGTGTATACCTCCGGAAGGCCAAAATAATTTACAAGGTAAAACCATATAAGCGGTGCAAAGACAATCATAAAAGCGACAATGGAAATGGCAAGCTGAAAACCACTGATCTTCTTCGTTACAATATAATAAATACTGATTGTTACAAGAAAAAGTGGAACAACAATCGTCGCAGCACCGTAACTGTACATACATATCGCAAAAGCCGCTGAACTGATAGCATATAGAACGGTACTCTTTCTTTTGGTAGCTAAAGTAAACAAATATACCGCAAATATAAGGTTAAAAGGCATTATATTGCAGTCAAGACTCCATCTTGAGAGAATCACGTGCCAAGGGCAGATTGAAAGAAAAAAAGCACCTAAAAGTGACAACTCATTTTTGAACTTATTGTTATCAAACAAAAGTCTAAGGGTCAGATAAAAGAATAATACGGTCAAAATACCACAAATAGCAGGTATCAGCCTGAGTTTAACAATTCCGGTACCAAAGAGCCTGATTGATAGTACATTCAGATAAATCAAAAGCGGACTGCCACCGCCGCATCCCCAGGTTATAGGGTAGACAGGCCAGTGAAAACCATTTCTGTCTATTCCAAAATTAGCAAGAATATAAGCCTCATATCCAATAGACGCCTCATCCTGCTGAAGCCCAAAAGGTATTTTTCCAAGTCCATACAACCTGAGCGCGGATGCTATGATTAATATGAACACAAATAAAGCGTTTGCCATCTTGTCTGAAACAAACGCTTTACTATTTGTCTTTTTCCTGATAATGATTGAAATAATAACGATAGCCAGAAAAGATATGGTAGCAAAATAATTATAATAATCAATAATTCGCATTAAGAACTATCCCCAACACAATAAATAATCAAAGAGATTATAACACATTCTCATTTATTGCAATACTGGGAATACTTTTTAGGTGATATTCCTACGGATTTAGTAAAAGCCTTAAGGAAATTACTATAATCGCTAAAGCCGCATTTATCGCAGACTTCGCTGACACCGGTTCCTTCAGCAAGAAGCGACTTGGCAATTGATATTCGCCTTGCAGTCATATATTTATTGATTGTTGTTCCTGTTGCCGCCTTAAAAATCCTGCAAATGTAGGACTCACTGATATAAAAGTGCTTGGCAAGATCTCCAATACTTATCGGATACTGTATATTATTGTTGAGATATGACAATATTGCATCAACCTGTTCGTTATATGTAGCAGTTTTCTCTGTTGCCTTGTTATTCTTCTTGTCATTTATGATCTGATTGATCATGACAAAGAGCTCTGTAAAAGTCGCCCTTTCAAGAAGGTCATGTCCATAGCTGTTGCTGGTGATTATCTTATTAATAAAATAGAGAAATCTTCCCTGTTGTTCCTGTGTCAGATGCAGTTTATGCGAAAACTTATCTCCTCTGTCCTGAAAACAGGCATCAAGGTTAGTCTCCTCACTGGAAATACTGCGCATGTACTCAGGATCTATCATAATAACAATTCTCTCATGAAGCTCCTTATCAATCTGAGTAAGATAATGGGAATCAAACTGATTGATGAGAAAAAGATCTCCCGGTTCAATGTCATAAACCTTATTGTCTATAAGGAACTGCTTGCCGCCGGAAATAGAAAAATACACCTCATAGCAGTCATGAATATGCATCTCCATAGCCTTCTCATCTTTATATAAATGCGCAACGGAAAAGTATTTGTTCTCTATACTCTGCGCCATTGCTTCTTTGCAGGAATTCAGCTCTTTCATACAGTTAATCCTCCGCGTCCCAATAATAAAAACATCTTACATTATCACTTCAAAATTTTCAAGATTTTTATCTCTTTTTAAAAATATAAAGAATATTTTGATATTAAATTAACAAAAGGATAATTGAATAATCATAAAAAAATCAGGCTAAAGGACAATCTGTCTTTTAGCCTGACTATATAAGTTCTATCTGAAACTATCAGTATCAATTATTTGCAAAGAGCATATGTATCACGCGCAATAGCAAGCTCTTCGTTTGTAGGAACAACAAGAAGTGTTACCTTACTGTCAGCTGTAGAAATCACCTTTTCTTCGCCGCGAACCTTGTTGGCTTCTGCGTCCATCTTGGCACCGATAAAGCCAAGTCTGTCGCAAATAAGCTTACGAACAAATCCGCTGTTCTCACCAACACCGGCTGTAAAGCAGATAACATCTACTCCACCCATTGCTGCTGTATAAGAACCGATATACTTAACAACTCTGTATACAAATGCATCAACTGCACGTCTGGCACCGGCATGACCCTCATTATAACCGGCTTCAAGATCTCTGAAATCAGAAGAAAGATTATCAGAAAGGCCAAATACACCTGACTTCTTGTTAAGAAGGTTAGTAACATCTGCAACAGTTGAATTCTCTTTTTTCATAACAAATTCAACTACAGATGGATCGATGTCACCTGTTCTGGTTCCCATGATAAGTCCCTCAAGTGGAGTAAGACCCATAGAAGTGTCTACACACTTACCACCATCAACAGCTGAAAGAGATGCACCGTTTCCGAGGTGGCAAACGATCATCTTAAGGTCAGCAGGATTCTTGCCAAGGATCTCAGCAGCACGCTTGCTTACGAATGAATGGCTTGTGCCGTGGAAACCATATCTTCTGATTCCATATTTCTCATAGTATGAATATGGAAGTCCGTAAAGGTAAGCTTCCTGAGGCATTGTCTGATGGAAAGCTGTATCAAATACTGCTACCATAGGAACGCCTGGCATAACCTTCTGACAAGCTCTGATACCAATAAGGTTTGCTGGATTATGGAGAGGAGCAAGATCACTTACATCCTCAATAGCCTTGATAACTTCGTCGTCAATAACAACTGACTTAGTAAACTTCTCTCCACCGTGAACGATACGATGACCAACTGCTCCGATTTCATCAAGAGAAACAACACCGTTCTCACTGTTAGTAAGAGCTTCGATTACAAGCTCGATAGCTCTGTTGTGATCCGGCATAGGCTCTACCTTGGTGATCTTGTCCTTGCCTGTTGGAGTATAGACAATCTGGCTGCCCTCAATACCAATTCTCTCGCAAAGTCCCTTGCAGATA
The sequence above is a segment of the Butyrivibrio proteoclasticus B316 genome. Coding sequences within it:
- the rnc gene encoding ribonuclease III produces the protein MLNEQEIINFQQVIGYKFKNIDLLIQALTHSSFVNEQKINKKPDYERLEFLGDAILEMVSSEYLFKKYPDKKEGEMSKIRASLVCEPALAFCAEHIELKKYIQLGKGEELTGGRNKESIIADVMEAVIGALFLDGGLQESKRFIDTYVLTNADSMAMFNDSKSLLQEFVQAGGLGQIKYEICGESGPEHDKIFDVRVWIGDKNMGEGTGKTKKAAEQKAAYQALLVLKNK
- the acpP gene encoding acyl carrier protein, with translation MEFEKMKEVIANVLNVDPEEITMDTTFTEDLGADSLDLFQIIMGLEDEFDVQIEPEKTENISTVGEAVELLKAAISGK
- the plsX gene encoding phosphate acyltransferase PlsX — protein: MSELVRVAVDAMGGDNAPFVTVKGAVDAIKESDALKVFLVGQESAVNEELAKYDYDKNRIEVVNATEIIEMAEPPVMAIRTKKDSSIVKAMYMVNHGEADAYVSAGSTGATLVGGQVIVGRLKGVDRAPLAPLIPTEKGSSLLIDCGANVDARSNHLVQFAKMGTVYMENVMGKKNPTVAIVNIGAEEEKGNALVKETFPLLKNCPDINFIGSIEARDIPAGEADIIVCEAFTGNVILKMYEGVAKSMMHVIKKGLMSNLKTKIGALLIKNDLKKSLADYSMDQYGGAPMLGLKGLVVKTHGSANEVEVKNSILQCVTFTQQKISEKISEKISQ
- the rpmF gene encoding 50S ribosomal protein L32, which codes for MSICPKNKSSKGHRDQRRANWKMTAPTLVKCSHCGALMQPHQVCKKCGYYNKKNIVETEA
- a CDS encoding ArnT family glycosyltransferase translates to MRIIDYYNYFATISFLAIVIISIIIRKKTNSKAFVSDKMANALFVFILIIASALRLYGLGKIPFGLQQDEASIGYEAYILANFGIDRNGFHWPVYPITWGCGGGSPLLIYLNVLSIRLFGTGIVKLRLIPAICGILTVLFFYLTLRLLFDNNKFKNELSLLGAFFLSICPWHVILSRWSLDCNIMPFNLIFAVYLFTLATKRKSTVLYAISSAAFAICMYSYGAATIVVPLFLVTISIYYIVTKKISGFQLAISIVAFMIVFAPLIWFYLVNYFGLPEVYTEFFTVNRFTSARTGEAFVAFSEIPSKFLSNIASVILSVSVGDERHTLAHFYPGYATLYKFTFPITFLGLILAFKDRFKELSDVIFGLLVLANVVLSIIVVPDTNRMVLIYIPFSYFFIKGMECIISKSGRLFVIVLIFLLAGALSFTKDYFRDYNVYATSIFMPGYGEAIKRAYEITGDDDHIYSTYDGLSSPFMLALYYTDYDPYKYIETVEYRDELAEFRVADSFGNFDFKLPEDITDTDYYDDVFVLSSNDLERISGNDSYTVENFEGYHVVYKTDAH
- a CDS encoding AraC family transcriptional regulator → MKELNSCKEAMAQSIENKYFSVAHLYKDEKAMEMHIHDCYEVYFSISGGKQFLIDNKVYDIEPGDLFLINQFDSHYLTQIDKELHERIVIMIDPEYMRSISSEETNLDACFQDRGDKFSHKLHLTQEQQGRFLYFINKIITSNSYGHDLLERATFTELFVMINQIINDKKNNKATEKTATYNEQVDAILSYLNNNIQYPISIGDLAKHFYISESYICRIFKAATGTTINKYMTARRISIAKSLLAEGTGVSEVCDKCGFSDYSNFLKAFTKSVGISPKKYSQYCNK
- a CDS encoding acetate/propionate family kinase, which gives rise to MKILVINCGSSSLKFQLIDSDSEAVICKGLCERIGIEGSQIVYTPTGKDKITKVEPMPDHNRAIELVIEALTNSENGVVSLDEIGAVGHRIVHGGEKFTKSVVIDDEVIKAIEDVSDLAPLHNPANLIGIRACQKVMPGVPMVAVFDTAFHQTMPQEAYLYGLPYSYYEKYGIRRYGFHGTSHSFVSKRAAEILGKNPADLKMIVCHLGNGASLSAVDGGKCVDTSMGLTPLEGLIMGTRTGDIDPSVVEFVMKKENSTVADVTNLLNKKSGVFGLSDNLSSDFRDLEAGYNEGHAGARRAVDAFVYRVVKYIGSYTAAMGGVDVICFTAGVGENSGFVRKLICDRLGFIGAKMDAEANKVRGEEKVISTADSKVTLLVVPTNEELAIARDTYALCK